In the Chloroflexota bacterium genome, ACCAAGTGTCTGCCTACTCCCAGGGCCACGGCTCCTGCCAGAATGAATTCCTTCGCATTCTCCAAAGTAACACCACCATCTGCCAGAAGCGGAATGTGTCCTAAAGGAGCAAGTACAGCCCGAATATAGGAGGGACCGAGGTTCCCAGCGGGGAACACCTTGACCATAGCGGCGCCCTGCTCATACGCCAGCAAGATCTCGTTTGGGGTCAAGGCTCCTGGGATGACTGGTTTGCCGTAGCGATGGGCTATCTCAATAACTCCGTGATTGATCGTGGGCGAGACAATGAACTGAGCTCCAGTGAGGATCGCAGCCCTTGCGGTCTCTGCATCGAGCACAGTTCCGACCCCAAGCAGGACCTTATCCCCCACCTCAGTTGCCACTCGCCTGATCGCCTCTAATGCATCAGGCATCGTCATTGAGAATTCTATTACCGAAACCCCGCCCTTGAGCAATGCCAAAGTTGTGTCCACAGCCATCTTGGCATTTGGCAGCCGGGCTGCAGCCATGACACCACACTCCACAATGCGATTCACGGAATCATTTTTTGAAAGCATCTACTGGTCTCCTAAGAAGGTTGATACTTTCCACAAATTATTTGGAGCAACTGTTCCTCTGTCTCAGCTTCCCGCAACCGAGTCAGATTGGCCTTGTCGCTTAAGAATCGCGCAACGTCTCGCAGTAGTTCTATGTGACCCCCGTGATCCACTGCCCCAAGCCCAATGGCCAGCCACACGGGATCATTTTCGCAGCCGAAATTGATGCCTTCTCGTAAGGTGGCAACAGCCAAGCAAACTCGATTAACGCCCTCCTCGGGCCGCGCATGTAACAAAACGACGCCTGGAGCAATGACGCAATAGGTCCCTATTTCCTCGATCACGTTTTTCATCGCCTGAATATATCTGGGGTGCACATCGCCAGCGGCTACCATTATCTCTCCCACTTGATCCACGAGGTCCCGCCAATCCGCCGCCTGTATCCCAACCTTGATTCTCTCCCTGGTGAGCAACTTCTCAATCGCCAACCGTTACCT is a window encoding:
- a CDS encoding 2-dehydro-3-deoxyphosphogluconate aldolase, translated to MLSKNDSVNRIVECGVMAAARLPNAKMAVDTTLALLKGGVSVIEFSMTMPDALEAIRRVATEVGDKVLLGVGTVLDAETARAAILTGAQFIVSPTINHGVIEIAHRYGKPVIPGALTPNEILLAYEQGAAMVKVFPAGNLGPSYIRAVLAPLGHIPLLADGGVTLENAKEFILAGAVALGVGRHLVDYKAAEAGEYGKLTELARRFVAAVREARSQRALGQNNAAALT
- a CDS encoding PTS sugar transporter subunit IIA; the encoded protein is MAIEKLLTRERIKVGIQAADWRDLVDQVGEIMVAAGDVHPRYIQAMKNVIEEIGTYCVIAPGVVLLHARPEEGVNRVCLAVATLREGINFGCENDPVWLAIGLGAVDHGGHIELLRDVARFLSDKANLTRLREAETEEQLLQIICGKYQPS